The Enteractinococcus fodinae genome has a segment encoding these proteins:
- a CDS encoding SDR family NAD(P)-dependent oxidoreductase: MDIRGHVALVTGGASGIGLATVQRLVSEGAKKVVVADLNPPKDEVAAELGDAIQFVETNVTNEEQVAAAMDAATELGDLRAVVHCAGIGGPMRLVQKDGSPGDLEHLKRIIDVNLVGTMVVASQAGARMAKNEELDGERGVIIFTASVAAYEGQIGQAAYAASKGGVVSLTLCAARDFASKKIRVVTIAPGTVDTPLLANASDEVRESLAQMVPHPARLGRPDEFAHLALSIIENAMINGETIRMDGAIRMAPR; this comes from the coding sequence ATGGATATTCGTGGTCATGTTGCCCTTGTTACCGGTGGAGCGTCCGGAATTGGTCTGGCGACCGTCCAGCGGCTCGTCAGCGAAGGCGCGAAAAAAGTCGTCGTTGCAGACTTGAACCCCCCGAAGGACGAGGTTGCTGCCGAACTCGGCGATGCGATTCAGTTCGTTGAAACAAACGTGACGAACGAAGAACAGGTTGCAGCGGCGATGGACGCTGCAACAGAATTGGGCGATTTACGCGCAGTCGTCCACTGTGCAGGTATCGGCGGGCCGATGCGTCTGGTGCAAAAAGACGGCTCCCCGGGCGATCTTGAGCACCTGAAACGCATTATTGATGTGAACCTGGTTGGAACCATGGTCGTTGCAAGCCAGGCAGGCGCCCGGATGGCGAAAAACGAAGAGCTCGACGGTGAACGTGGCGTCATCATCTTCACCGCCTCGGTTGCAGCCTACGAAGGCCAAATCGGTCAGGCCGCCTACGCGGCTTCCAAGGGCGGGGTTGTCTCGCTAACGCTATGTGCAGCGCGTGACTTCGCATCGAAGAAGATCCGTGTGGTCACCATTGCTCCCGGCACTGTTGACACTCCATTGCTGGCGAATGCTTCGGACGAAGTCCGGGAGTCCCTGGCACAGATGGTTCCCCACCCGGCTCGCTTGGGTCGACCAGACGAGTTCGCTCACCTGGCCTTGTCCATTATCGAAAACGCCATGATTAACGGTGAGACCATCCGCATGGACGGCGCCA
- a CDS encoding acyl-CoA dehydrogenase family protein yields MMRRTIFNEDHDEFREMVREFVAQELVPVFDSFEENGKIDKSFLAKMGEMGLTGLQIPEEYGGGGQTDTFKYNAILTEETAYAATSLGTLRVHQDLVLPYIMSYANEEQKQRWLPGMAAGTMMTAIAMTEPGTGSDLTGIRTRAEWDGEQYILNGAKTFITGGVLADRVLVVARTSPFDENNRRGGLSIFVVDVESEGFEKGRELEKIGIKAQDTAELSFTDVKVPAEDLLGEEGKAFEYLSHNLPQERLTIAVNAVASAQAAINFAVEYAEERKVFGTSLKEFQNTKFVLAECSTEVQAAQALLDNALEAHDAGELSPADAARLKLFTTEVQARVVDKCLQVHGGYGYILEYPIARLYTDARVTRIYGGTSEIMKSIIAKDMGLSASRK; encoded by the coding sequence ATGATGCGCAGAACAATTTTCAACGAGGATCACGATGAGTTCCGGGAAATGGTGCGTGAATTTGTCGCACAAGAACTCGTCCCGGTCTTCGACAGCTTCGAAGAAAACGGCAAGATAGATAAATCCTTCCTCGCCAAGATGGGCGAAATGGGTCTGACCGGCCTGCAGATCCCAGAAGAATACGGTGGCGGTGGCCAGACGGACACCTTCAAATACAACGCGATCCTGACCGAAGAAACCGCATACGCTGCAACTTCGCTCGGCACCCTCCGGGTCCACCAAGACCTGGTCCTGCCCTACATCATGAGCTACGCCAATGAAGAGCAGAAACAGCGCTGGCTGCCAGGCATGGCCGCGGGCACGATGATGACCGCCATTGCCATGACTGAACCGGGCACCGGCTCTGACCTCACCGGTATTCGCACTCGAGCCGAATGGGATGGCGAGCAGTACATCCTCAACGGTGCCAAAACCTTCATCACCGGTGGCGTGTTGGCCGACCGTGTGCTCGTGGTAGCGCGCACCTCGCCGTTCGATGAAAATAACCGTCGCGGCGGCCTGTCTATCTTCGTCGTGGATGTCGAGAGTGAAGGCTTTGAAAAGGGCCGTGAGCTCGAAAAAATCGGCATCAAGGCGCAGGATACGGCGGAGCTGTCCTTTACTGATGTCAAAGTGCCCGCCGAAGACTTGCTCGGCGAGGAAGGCAAAGCCTTCGAGTATCTGAGCCACAACCTTCCACAAGAGCGTCTGACCATCGCCGTCAATGCGGTTGCCAGTGCTCAAGCAGCCATCAACTTCGCTGTGGAATACGCCGAAGAACGCAAAGTCTTTGGTACCTCGCTCAAAGAATTCCAGAACACCAAGTTTGTACTCGCTGAATGCTCCACCGAAGTGCAGGCCGCTCAGGCGCTGTTAGACAATGCGTTGGAAGCACACGATGCCGGTGAATTGAGCCCGGCCGATGCGGCACGTCTGAAGCTGTTCACAACCGAAGTTCAGGCCCGGGTCGTCGACAAATGCCTCCAGGTACACGGTGGGTATGGCTACATCCTGGAATACCCGATTGCGCGTCTATACACCGATGCCCGCGTCACCCGAATTTACGGGGGCACCTCCGAGATCATGAAATCGATCATCGCCAAAGACATGGGCCTGTCAGCCAGCCGGAAATAA
- a CDS encoding TRAP transporter permease has translation MKTRVTPLWRAVIVVLTMVGILLALNAAFFWNPFGIVILPNSYLFFLLGCFLPMVFLIFPAKKGMQTDGIPWYDVGIAALVFVICAYFGFNGEDIINMGWDKSLSYPLIALVFSFAMWLIALEALRRTAGLIVTIIAFVFSVYPVLAMEIPVPFLQGIQYGLSDTARIHVMGNEGIMGLPLQTAGSILIGFLLFGVALQHTGAASFFFNVARAIFGRFRGGQAKVSVVSSGLMGMMSGSAVSNVLTTGPMTIPAMKKSGFPGRYAAGVESTASTGGTITPPIMGAAAFLMVAFVGVPYTEIALAAAIPALLYYLGTLFQVDAYAAKAGLGGESRKGMPNVINVIIQGWPYVLAFVGLIGVLMVTGNERQAPYWIVGFLLVISIFYGPNRLTPKSFYEFLYASGRTISEIIGIIAGVGLIVGGLSMTGVSLSMAREILELVGDNLWLILITGAIVSFVLGMGMTVSAVYVFLAIVMAPALTGMGINPIGAHLFVIYWATVSYITPPVALASFAAANIARTPPMATAFVAMRLGMVKYIVPFAFVFNPALLAQESTLLEIAYTTVFAILGVFFLACAFEGWAIGVNRRINIPMRIVLFVAGLLAFAPELNTSLVGLAVAVLAMVVIRFWNAGGPEESAARERARIAKLPAEEQLTDDQIEDRDQQHKQQEPLPEVVAAAAPTATTGPLDDAKGTKEPRF, from the coding sequence ATGAAGACTAGAGTTACTCCGCTATGGAGAGCTGTGATTGTCGTGTTGACAATGGTGGGCATCTTACTTGCTCTGAATGCAGCGTTTTTCTGGAACCCATTTGGGATCGTCATTCTGCCCAACAGCTACCTGTTCTTCCTGCTTGGCTGCTTCCTGCCGATGGTATTTCTGATCTTTCCGGCTAAGAAAGGCATGCAAACAGACGGTATCCCGTGGTACGACGTAGGCATCGCGGCATTAGTGTTCGTCATCTGTGCCTACTTCGGCTTCAACGGCGAAGACATCATCAATATGGGCTGGGATAAATCCCTGAGTTACCCGCTCATCGCGCTGGTATTTTCATTTGCCATGTGGCTCATCGCGCTGGAAGCGCTCCGCCGCACCGCAGGCCTCATCGTCACGATTATCGCCTTCGTCTTTTCCGTCTACCCCGTCTTGGCCATGGAAATCCCCGTGCCGTTCTTGCAGGGAATCCAATACGGTCTGAGTGACACAGCTCGGATCCACGTGATGGGCAATGAGGGCATTATGGGGCTACCGCTTCAGACTGCCGGGTCGATCCTGATCGGCTTCTTGCTCTTTGGTGTCGCGCTGCAACACACTGGGGCAGCCTCGTTCTTCTTCAACGTGGCACGTGCCATCTTTGGGCGCTTCCGCGGAGGCCAGGCGAAAGTCTCGGTCGTCTCGTCAGGTCTGATGGGCATGATGTCCGGGTCTGCCGTTTCAAATGTATTGACCACCGGTCCTATGACCATCCCAGCAATGAAAAAATCTGGCTTCCCAGGCCGGTATGCGGCCGGCGTTGAATCGACTGCCTCGACCGGCGGAACCATTACTCCGCCCATCATGGGTGCCGCAGCGTTCCTCATGGTCGCTTTCGTCGGAGTGCCTTATACCGAGATCGCACTTGCCGCAGCTATTCCCGCACTGCTGTATTACTTGGGCACCCTGTTCCAAGTTGACGCCTACGCAGCCAAAGCCGGACTCGGCGGAGAATCACGAAAAGGCATGCCGAATGTTATCAACGTGATCATCCAAGGCTGGCCCTACGTGCTGGCCTTCGTGGGACTCATCGGCGTGCTCATGGTCACCGGCAACGAGCGACAGGCACCGTACTGGATCGTCGGTTTCTTATTAGTTATTTCGATCTTCTATGGCCCAAACCGGCTGACCCCGAAAAGTTTTTATGAGTTCCTCTACGCCTCCGGTCGCACCATTAGCGAGATCATCGGCATTATCGCCGGGGTGGGACTGATCGTGGGCGGCCTATCCATGACCGGTGTGTCACTGTCGATGGCACGTGAGATTCTCGAACTCGTCGGCGATAACCTGTGGCTGATCCTCATCACCGGTGCCATCGTGTCATTCGTGCTTGGCATGGGTATGACAGTGTCTGCTGTCTACGTGTTCCTCGCGATTGTTATGGCACCAGCGCTGACGGGCATGGGGATCAACCCGATCGGTGCGCACCTGTTCGTTATCTACTGGGCCACCGTTTCGTACATCACCCCACCGGTCGCCCTGGCGTCCTTCGCCGCCGCGAACATCGCGCGAACCCCGCCAATGGCCACAGCCTTCGTGGCCATGAGACTGGGCATGGTGAAATATATCGTTCCGTTTGCGTTTGTGTTCAACCCTGCGCTGCTTGCCCAAGAATCCACACTGTTGGAGATTGCGTACACTACCGTTTTCGCCATTCTTGGCGTATTCTTCCTCGCGTGTGCATTCGAGGGGTGGGCGATTGGTGTGAACCGTCGGATCAACATCCCAATGCGAATCGTGCTATTCGTCGCCGGCCTGCTGGCGTTCGCACCCGAACTCAACACCAGCCTGGTGGGTCTGGCCGTCGCCGTCCTGGCAATGGTAGTGATCCGCTTCTGGAATGCCGGCGGGCCAGAAGAGTCCGCCGCCAGGGAACGAGCACGCATCGCCAAACTGCCGGCTGAAGAGCAACTCACCGACGACCAGATCGAAGACCGCGACCAACAGCACAAACAACAAGAGCCACTGCCTGAAGTGGTTGCTGCAGCAGCCCCAACTGCCACAACAGGACCGTTGGATGATGCCAAAGGCACGAAAGAGCCGAGGTTCTAA
- a CDS encoding TAXI family TRAP transporter solute-binding subunit, which yields MSAVAALALTGCTQVMSTGTPVESTPAGTHENGLPITSVWTSYPVGTSNYAEQAAVAEVLISDYDMQVRMVGSSTAMGRVTPLRTGQAQFARLSDEAFYAFEGKYEFVAPEWGPQDLRNVWLPPTTVTVGTLTSTGIETLEDLEGKRVPWMTASPSAQEKILGILDYAGLEPDDVQQVPVEYADQPELMDNGGLDMVFFGAESPAIVEIASQKDFRWIDFDGDEEDEARLQAMAPTVSINEFESTIGMEDEDVKRGPTYPIQIVTYADFDADEVYALVKAFHESFPRYENATATTKDWKFEDINWMPQVLPHHEGLIRYLEEHDMWTEEHEERNQTLIERGEKLREGWPEVLETTPENELEETWEEWKNENAPHVPVGN from the coding sequence TTGTCGGCTGTCGCTGCGTTAGCGCTGACCGGCTGCACTCAGGTGATGAGCACAGGCACCCCAGTTGAAAGCACTCCAGCTGGCACGCACGAGAACGGCTTGCCGATTACCAGTGTCTGGACAAGCTATCCCGTGGGAACCTCGAACTATGCCGAACAGGCCGCGGTGGCAGAGGTCCTGATTAGTGACTATGACATGCAAGTTCGGATGGTTGGTTCAAGCACAGCCATGGGGCGCGTCACCCCGTTGCGCACCGGACAAGCGCAGTTTGCTCGGCTCTCCGATGAGGCGTTTTACGCGTTCGAAGGCAAATACGAATTCGTGGCACCCGAGTGGGGGCCACAGGATCTTCGCAACGTCTGGCTACCACCCACCACGGTGACCGTCGGCACGCTGACCAGCACCGGTATCGAGACCTTGGAAGACCTCGAAGGCAAGCGCGTCCCCTGGATGACCGCAAGCCCCTCTGCCCAAGAAAAGATCCTGGGCATCCTAGACTATGCGGGCTTAGAACCTGACGACGTCCAACAGGTGCCAGTGGAATACGCAGACCAGCCTGAGCTTATGGATAATGGCGGGCTCGACATGGTGTTCTTCGGAGCCGAGTCACCAGCAATCGTCGAGATCGCATCTCAAAAGGACTTCCGCTGGATCGACTTTGATGGCGACGAGGAAGACGAAGCCCGGCTACAAGCAATGGCCCCGACTGTCAGCATTAATGAGTTTGAGTCGACCATCGGCATGGAAGACGAAGATGTGAAGCGTGGTCCGACCTACCCGATTCAAATCGTGACGTACGCAGATTTCGATGCAGACGAGGTATATGCACTCGTCAAAGCGTTCCACGAGTCTTTCCCGCGCTATGAGAATGCCACCGCAACCACCAAGGACTGGAAGTTCGAAGACATCAACTGGATGCCCCAGGTGCTGCCTCACCACGAAGGGCTGATCCGCTACCTCGAAGAACACGACATGTGGACTGAAGAACACGAGGAACGCAACCAGACCCTTATCGAACGAGGCGAAAAACTGCGAGAAGGGTGGCCCGAAGTCTTAGAGACTACGCCCGAAAACGAGCTCGAGGAAACTTGGGAAGAGTGGAAGAACGAAAACGCACCCCACGTCCCCGTCGGCAACTAG
- a CDS encoding acyl-CoA dehydrogenase family protein — MEAEEFTHVLDTVRSFVRNEVVPAEDEIEKSDQIPAHIKEAAADMGLFGFAIPEEYGGLGVTMTEEAQLVMELGWTTPSFRSMFGTNNGIAGQVLVNAGTEAQKERFLPGLAAGELVASFALTESEAGSDPSGLRTKAVRDGDCYILNGQKRFITNADQSDLLMVFARTGDTGSPAQDISVFVVDTKSEGVTVSARDEKMGQRGASTSEIYFDDVRVPADRLVGEVEGEGYVTAMRSLTKGRLHIAALCVGLSRRLLQESLEHATTTTQGGTVLSDFQFVQGMLAEMEAESYAGAAMVMKAAKEWDEGTDRRMAPSSAKLFCTEMVGRAADTAVQIHGGTGYMRSVPVERFYRDARLFRLYEGTSEIQKIIIAKQLVKSMK; from the coding sequence ATGGAAGCTGAAGAATTCACGCACGTTCTTGATACCGTTCGGTCTTTTGTTCGCAACGAAGTTGTGCCGGCCGAAGATGAAATCGAGAAGTCAGACCAGATCCCAGCGCACATCAAAGAAGCTGCAGCAGATATGGGTCTCTTCGGCTTCGCCATCCCGGAAGAATACGGTGGCCTCGGGGTCACGATGACCGAAGAAGCTCAACTGGTGATGGAACTGGGTTGGACGACACCGTCCTTCCGCTCGATGTTCGGAACCAATAACGGTATTGCCGGGCAGGTACTCGTGAATGCTGGAACCGAGGCGCAGAAGGAACGCTTCCTACCCGGTCTGGCTGCCGGAGAGCTCGTCGCGTCGTTCGCGCTGACCGAGTCCGAAGCCGGCTCGGATCCAAGCGGTCTGCGTACCAAAGCTGTGCGCGATGGCGATTGCTACATCTTGAACGGTCAGAAGCGCTTCATCACTAATGCTGACCAATCAGACCTGCTCATGGTCTTTGCTCGCACCGGTGACACCGGCAGCCCAGCACAGGATATTTCTGTGTTCGTGGTCGATACGAAGTCGGAAGGCGTGACCGTCTCCGCTCGCGACGAGAAAATGGGACAGCGCGGTGCGAGCACCTCAGAAATTTACTTCGACGACGTTCGCGTGCCTGCTGACCGTCTCGTTGGCGAGGTAGAAGGCGAAGGCTACGTGACGGCTATGCGGTCACTGACCAAGGGCCGTCTCCACATCGCAGCGCTGTGTGTGGGCCTTTCTCGCCGACTCCTACAAGAAAGCCTCGAGCACGCCACCACGACCACGCAAGGTGGTACCGTCCTGTCAGATTTCCAGTTCGTCCAGGGCATGCTGGCTGAGATGGAAGCCGAATCCTACGCCGGTGCAGCCATGGTCATGAAGGCCGCCAAGGAATGGGACGAGGGCACGGATCGCCGGATGGCACCATCAAGCGCCAAACTGTTCTGTACAGAAATGGTCGGTCGCGCCGCAGATACCGCCGTGCAGATCCACGGCGGAACGGGATACATGCGCTCCGTACCGGTTGAGCGTTTCTACCGGGATGCACGCTTGTTCCGTCTCTACGAAGGCACCAGCGAAATTCAAAAGATTATCATTGCCAAGCAGCTGGTCAAGTCCATGAAGTAA
- a CDS encoding CoA transferase, translated as MTQTGGLLKGLRIIELSSFVATPLCGMVLAQLGAEVIRVEHTSGGPDRGRWPLAKDGTSLYWTGLNRGKSAIAVDLKSDEGQDLIADLVTSGGPNGGILISNTDRYAKLVDAELRQRRPDLVHVQLMGKNDGGTAVDYTVQAGTGFPLLTGDAGEAAPVNNPVPAWDLTAGLYLATGLLAAVHRRTATQEGSFVQVALEDVALATAGQLGYLADAQLQAGPAREADGNYVYGSFGRDFESADNERIMIVALTPRQWKDLVAMTGLEDALASLEPVLGADFSQEGDRYRHRQVLSALIGNWFAQRNAAEIREELAKTRILWSPYRTFEDLTSNDAQYLKDHPMFDEVSEDGVGSYYAPRSALVVDGSATTPQPAPEIGADTDRILTDYVGLDEARLSQLASEGVVTQAR; from the coding sequence ATGACGCAAACTGGCGGCTTACTCAAAGGCCTGCGCATCATTGAGCTCTCAAGCTTCGTCGCGACCCCACTGTGCGGCATGGTGCTGGCCCAACTCGGCGCCGAGGTCATCCGTGTCGAACACACCAGCGGTGGCCCTGATCGCGGTCGGTGGCCATTGGCCAAAGACGGCACGAGCCTGTACTGGACCGGCCTCAACCGTGGCAAGTCAGCCATTGCGGTTGACCTGAAAAGCGACGAAGGTCAAGACCTGATCGCAGATCTGGTCACCTCCGGTGGTCCCAACGGGGGCATCTTGATCAGCAACACGGATCGGTATGCCAAACTTGTAGATGCCGAATTGCGTCAGCGTCGCCCCGATCTGGTGCACGTGCAGTTGATGGGTAAAAACGACGGCGGCACCGCGGTGGATTACACCGTGCAGGCCGGCACCGGGTTCCCGCTGCTAACGGGCGACGCAGGAGAAGCCGCCCCGGTCAACAACCCGGTCCCAGCGTGGGACCTGACTGCCGGACTGTATCTGGCAACGGGCTTATTGGCAGCCGTTCATCGTCGTACCGCCACCCAGGAAGGCAGCTTCGTCCAGGTTGCACTCGAAGACGTAGCACTGGCCACCGCCGGTCAGCTCGGGTACCTCGCGGACGCCCAGCTTCAAGCTGGTCCTGCTCGTGAGGCGGACGGCAACTACGTCTACGGTTCCTTCGGTCGAGACTTCGAAAGTGCCGACAATGAGCGCATCATGATCGTGGCCCTGACACCGCGTCAGTGGAAGGACCTGGTCGCGATGACGGGGTTGGAAGACGCACTGGCTTCCCTAGAACCTGTGCTCGGCGCGGACTTTAGTCAAGAAGGCGATCGCTATCGTCATCGACAAGTCCTGTCGGCGCTGATTGGCAACTGGTTCGCCCAGCGCAACGCGGCAGAGATCCGTGAAGAACTGGCGAAAACCCGGATTCTGTGGTCGCCGTACCGCACCTTCGAGGACCTGACATCGAACGATGCGCAGTACCTCAAAGACCATCCGATGTTCGACGAGGTCTCCGAAGACGGCGTTGGTTCTTACTATGCGCCACGCTCTGCGCTGGTCGTCGACGGTTCCGCCACGACTCCACAACCTGCCCCAGAAATTGGCGCAGATACCGACCGAATCCTCACTGACTATGTGGGTCTGGACGAAGCCCGTCTTTCCCAGCTCGCTAGCGAAGGCGTCGTCACCCAAGCCCGCTGA
- the fabG gene encoding 3-oxoacyl-ACP reductase FabG, which produces MTKLLEGKTAVITGGAQGIGRATAEMLHEHGARLVIADLNGEQAQQTAEEIAGSEGIGVACDVTQADQVDAALDAAIEKFGSLDVMINNAGITRDATMRTMTEEAFDQVIAVHLKGAWNGTRLASLRMREQKSGAIINISSISGKVGMVGQTNYSSAKAGIVGLTKAAAKEMGHHGVRVNAVQPGLIRTAMTEAMPKRIFDEKLAEIPMQRAAEPSEVASVVLFYASDLSSYMTGTVAEVSGGRFM; this is translated from the coding sequence ATGACGAAACTCCTCGAAGGCAAGACCGCCGTTATCACCGGTGGCGCCCAAGGCATTGGCCGCGCCACCGCCGAAATGCTCCACGAACACGGCGCGCGCCTGGTCATCGCCGACCTCAATGGTGAACAGGCACAGCAAACCGCTGAAGAAATCGCCGGCTCCGAGGGCATCGGTGTGGCCTGTGACGTCACCCAAGCAGACCAGGTCGATGCCGCACTTGATGCAGCCATCGAGAAGTTCGGTTCGCTGGATGTCATGATCAATAACGCTGGTATCACCCGCGACGCCACGATGCGCACCATGACCGAAGAAGCATTCGACCAGGTCATTGCCGTGCACCTCAAGGGCGCCTGGAACGGTACCCGCCTGGCTTCATTGCGCATGCGCGAACAAAAATCCGGTGCCATCATCAACATTTCGTCGATTTCCGGCAAAGTCGGGATGGTTGGCCAGACCAACTACTCCTCCGCCAAAGCTGGCATCGTTGGCCTCACCAAGGCTGCGGCAAAAGAAATGGGCCACCACGGTGTCCGGGTCAATGCCGTTCAGCCCGGCCTGATTCGCACCGCGATGACCGAAGCGATGCCGAAGCGTATTTTCGACGAAAAACTCGCCGAGATCCCAATGCAGCGCGCTGCTGAACCATCAGAGGTCGCCTCTGTTGTCCTCTTCTATGCTTCCGATCTGTCGTCTTACATGACCGGTACCGTCGCTGAAGTCAGCGGCGGACGGTTCATGTAG
- a CDS encoding acetyl-CoA C-acetyltransferase, with product MREAVICEPVRTPIGRYGGQFKDLTAVDLGVAALNGLLERTGLNPELIEDVILGQCNGGSEAPALGRVIALDAGLPIDVPGQHLDRRCGSGLQAVLNAAMAVQTGAQDLIVAGGAESMSNATFYSTDMRWGGARTGVQMHDSLARARSTAGGKNYPVPGGMLETAENLRREYSISREEQDQLAVQSHQRAVAAQESGVMAEEIVPVTVKTRKEERIIDTDEHPRPDTSMETLGKLKPILLSQDEEATVTAGNASGQNDAAAMVIVTTPENAEKLGLRPLVRLVSWGVAGVPPRTMGIGPVPATAAALQKAGLELSDMDVIELNEAFAAQALAVMREWNFTDEDHERTNVHGSGISLGHPVGATGGRMLGTLARELNRREAQYGLETMCIGGGQGLAAIFERVA from the coding sequence ATGCGTGAAGCTGTAATTTGTGAACCGGTCCGTACACCAATTGGTCGTTACGGAGGCCAGTTCAAGGACCTCACCGCTGTAGACCTCGGTGTCGCGGCCCTCAACGGTCTCCTCGAGCGCACCGGTTTGAATCCTGAACTCATCGAAGACGTGATCCTCGGGCAGTGCAACGGTGGCAGCGAGGCTCCAGCGCTGGGACGTGTCATCGCCCTGGATGCTGGCTTGCCGATCGATGTGCCAGGTCAGCACCTGGACCGTCGTTGCGGTTCCGGCCTGCAGGCTGTCCTGAATGCGGCCATGGCCGTCCAGACTGGTGCCCAGGATCTGATCGTCGCCGGTGGCGCTGAAAGCATGAGCAACGCGACCTTCTACTCGACCGATATGCGGTGGGGTGGCGCACGCACCGGTGTCCAGATGCACGATTCACTGGCCCGGGCACGCAGTACCGCCGGCGGAAAGAACTACCCGGTCCCGGGCGGCATGCTCGAAACAGCCGAGAACCTGCGCCGCGAATACTCGATCAGCCGCGAAGAACAGGATCAGCTGGCTGTGCAGTCTCACCAGCGCGCCGTGGCCGCTCAAGAATCCGGTGTAATGGCCGAAGAAATCGTCCCGGTCACGGTGAAGACTCGTAAAGAAGAGCGCATCATTGACACCGACGAGCACCCTCGCCCGGACACCTCCATGGAAACCTTGGGCAAGCTCAAACCAATTCTGCTCTCCCAGGATGAAGAGGCCACCGTTACCGCTGGCAACGCCAGTGGTCAAAACGACGCCGCAGCGATGGTTATCGTCACGACTCCAGAAAACGCTGAAAAGCTTGGCCTGCGGCCACTGGTCCGCTTGGTCAGCTGGGGTGTTGCTGGTGTTCCACCGCGGACCATGGGCATCGGCCCGGTCCCTGCCACCGCTGCAGCGCTGCAGAAGGCCGGTCTGGAACTGTCAGACATGGACGTCATTGAGCTCAACGAGGCGTTCGCTGCCCAAGCTTTGGCTGTGATGCGCGAATGGAACTTCACCGACGAAGACCACGAACGCACCAACGTTCACGGTTCGGGTATTTCGCTTGGTCACCCTGTTGGGGCAACCGGCGGCCGCATGTTAGGCACGCTAGCTCGTGAACTCAACCGCCGTGAAGCACAGTACGGTCTGGAGACCATGTGCATCGGCGGCGGCCAGGGTCTGGCAGCGATCTTCGAGCGGGTGGCATAA
- a CDS encoding MaoC family dehydratase, protein MGKHTFTSVEEIKESVNKPLGTTDWVEISQEDVNAFADVTGDHQWIHVDVERAKQSNFGGTIVHGFMTLAFLPKFAGELYQFDMGSARLNYGLEKVRFLAQLPVGERIRGSAEFVSVAEQASGTRVHTKWTLERENGDRPVCVAESVTMIVA, encoded by the coding sequence ATGGGCAAACACACCTTCACTTCAGTAGAAGAAATCAAGGAGTCGGTAAATAAGCCACTGGGCACGACCGACTGGGTCGAGATTTCCCAAGAAGACGTCAATGCGTTCGCCGACGTCACGGGCGATCACCAATGGATCCACGTCGATGTTGAGCGCGCAAAGCAATCAAATTTCGGCGGGACGATCGTCCACGGTTTCATGACCCTGGCCTTCCTGCCGAAGTTTGCCGGTGAACTCTACCAGTTCGATATGGGTTCAGCTCGCCTCAACTACGGCTTGGAGAAAGTACGCTTTCTTGCCCAGCTGCCAGTTGGCGAACGGATCCGCGGCTCCGCGGAGTTCGTCTCCGTCGCCGAGCAAGCCTCCGGCACGCGAGTGCACACGAAGTGGACTCTGGAGCGGGAAAACGGCGATCGTCCAGTCTGCGTCGCTGAATCAGTGACGATGATCGTCGCGTAG